A genome region from Cucurbita pepo subsp. pepo cultivar mu-cu-16 chromosome LG02, ASM280686v2, whole genome shotgun sequence includes the following:
- the LOC111787655 gene encoding V-type proton ATPase subunit c''2, with the protein MSYSNMAGDLRSWSHALVRISPYTFSAVGIAIAIGVSVLGAAWGIYITGSSLIGAAIKAPRITSKNLISVIFCEAVAIYGVIVAIILQTKLESVPASKIYAPESLRAGYSIFASGIIVGFANLVCGLCVGVIGSSCALSDAQNSSLFVKILVIEIFGSALGLFGVIVGIIMSAQATWPAKAV; encoded by the exons ATGTCCTACTCGAATATGGCGGGAGATCTACGCTCTTGGTCACACGCGCTCGTCAGAATCTCTCCCTACACCTTCTCCGCCGTCGGCATTGCCATAGCCATCGGCGTCTCCGTCCTCGGAGCTGCCTG GGGGATCTACATAACCGGAAGCAGTTTGATCGGTGCTGCAATTAAAGCTCCGCGTATTACTTCGAAGAATCTAATTAG cGTAATTTTCTGTGAAGCCGTGGCCATATATGGTGTCATTGTGGCCATCATCCTACAGACAAAACTGGAGAGTGTTCCAGCATCTAAAATTTATGCTCCTGAGTCCCTAAGAGCAGGATATTCAATTTTTGCCTCTGGAATTATTGTGGGCTTCGCCAACCTGGTTTGCGG GTTATGCGTAGGGGTTATTGGAAGCAGTTGTGCATTGTCTGATGCCCAAAACTCATCCCTTTTTGTAAAGATTCTTGTGATCGAGATCTTTGGAAGCGCACTCGGGTTGTTTGGTGTAATTGTAGGAATAATCATGTCTGCTCAAGCTACATGGCCTGCAAAGGCAGTTTAG